The Candidatus Poribacteria bacterium genome includes a region encoding these proteins:
- a CDS encoding ribonuclease J: MTNSTPVKSEQINTKNVSIIPLGGLGEFGLNMMVYETEDDIIVIDTGFMLPNADMPGVDLIFPDIHYLVERKEKIRGILLTHGHEDHIGALFYVLRQLDVPVYGTQLTLAIASGRLREYNVLGKAQLNTIAPGDTVELGGFSAEFIHVTHSIPDSVAIALRTPIGVIVHTGDFKFDMTPVDGKLSDIQTLARLGSEGVLLLISDSTNAERPGQTPSERSIYDTIDNIFQKTEQKLFLCTFSSSLHRIQQFIDLANRHRRLIAVSGRSLLNNVRIASELGYLNLNPDYLIDARDASMFKPHEVVILSTGSQGEPRSAMSLMALDNHPFLKVEQGDTVVISARIIPGNEKAIGNVVNHLIRRGAKIYHERNANVHVSGHGSTEDLKLMLNLLQPKFFIPMHGEYQNLVRHAELAESVGIPSDNIKVAEDGELIRLTPETCEVFGREGRSGRVLVDGKPEIELEDIVLRDRIQLSEEGILVPIVVLHSDTGDSNQQSAAGSQQEDIGTDETSATTDSQEPTADSDSKTALNAGQIEIISRGFIYMDESEELVEKAKEITRRVIENLSDEQKHETETVQDEIRGALRRFFSKQMQRTPLVFPVVMRV; this comes from the coding sequence ATGACAAATTCCACACCTGTTAAGAGTGAACAGATAAATACGAAAAACGTTTCGATTATTCCATTAGGAGGCTTAGGTGAATTTGGACTCAACATGATGGTGTATGAGACCGAGGACGACATTATCGTCATTGATACCGGTTTCATGCTACCGAATGCAGACATGCCCGGTGTTGATCTGATATTCCCAGACATCCACTATCTCGTTGAACGGAAAGAGAAGATTCGCGGCATCCTTCTAACCCATGGACATGAGGATCATATTGGTGCCTTATTCTACGTTTTACGACAGTTAGATGTACCGGTCTACGGCACGCAACTCACGCTCGCGATTGCAAGTGGGAGATTACGTGAATATAACGTACTCGGCAAGGCACAACTCAATACCATTGCCCCCGGTGACACCGTCGAATTAGGCGGTTTTTCGGCTGAATTCATCCATGTCACACACAGCATTCCAGATAGTGTAGCGATTGCGCTGCGCACACCGATCGGTGTTATCGTCCATACAGGCGACTTCAAGTTTGATATGACCCCTGTCGATGGCAAATTGAGTGACATCCAAACGCTCGCTCGCTTGGGTTCAGAAGGTGTGCTTCTGCTCATCTCCGACAGCACAAACGCAGAACGCCCCGGGCAAACGCCTTCTGAGCGGAGCATCTATGATACCATAGACAATATTTTCCAGAAAACAGAGCAGAAACTTTTTCTTTGTACCTTTTCTTCAAGTCTACACCGAATCCAGCAATTCATTGATTTAGCAAATAGACATCGACGGCTTATTGCTGTCAGTGGACGTTCCCTTCTCAATAACGTGCGTATCGCTTCCGAACTCGGCTATCTCAACCTGAACCCGGACTATCTCATTGACGCTCGCGATGCGTCTATGTTCAAACCGCACGAAGTTGTGATTTTGAGTACCGGCAGCCAAGGTGAACCTCGATCTGCCATGTCATTGATGGCACTCGACAATCACCCGTTTTTAAAGGTGGAACAGGGCGATACGGTCGTCATCTCTGCTCGAATCATACCCGGCAACGAAAAGGCGATCGGGAATGTAGTGAACCACCTGATCAGACGCGGCGCGAAGATATACCATGAGCGTAACGCCAACGTTCATGTCTCGGGACACGGATCAACCGAAGACCTAAAATTGATGCTCAATCTCTTACAACCCAAGTTTTTTATCCCGATGCACGGCGAATACCAAAACCTTGTACGACACGCTGAACTCGCTGAGTCTGTCGGCATCCCCAGCGACAACATTAAAGTCGCTGAAGATGGTGAACTCATCCGCCTTACACCTGAGACGTGCGAGGTTTTTGGACGTGAGGGACGCTCTGGACGCGTCCTCGTTGACGGCAAGCCGGAAATTGAACTTGAGGATATCGTCCTACGCGACCGCATCCAACTTTCGGAGGAGGGCATCCTCGTCCCTATTGTTGTCTTGCACAGCGACACGGGTGATAGCAATCAGCAATCAGCAGCCGGCAGTCAGCAAGAGGACATTGGGACAGACGAAACATCAGCAACTACCGACAGCCAAGAGCCGACAGCCGATAGCGACTCTAAAACAGCACTCAACGCTGGACAAATAGAGATTATTTCACGTGGGTTTATTTACATGGACGAATCGGAAGAACTGGTAGAAAAAGCAAAAGAAATCACCCGGCGCGTCATCGAAAATTTGAGCGATGAACAGAAACACGAAACGGAGACCGTCCAAGACGAAATTCGAGGCGCGCTCCGCCGGTTTTTCTCAAAACAGATGCAGCGGACCCCGCTCGTTTTCCCCGTCGTCATGCGGGTTTGA
- a CDS encoding ABC transporter substrate-binding protein translates to MKSFMLIVAIATLIIGFSACERVSQIVQPATPEIEGKSDEISIGVVLPLTGHLAAAGELMKQGFDLALSEINNPQPVGTISESRPSNIKLKFIIEDDTSTPEGAVDAFNKLIHEDSMSVIIGPASSSATRAAFPIAQENQIVAISPTSGERGLSAIGDFVFRIPLTTDVVVPKGIEITYAKLGYQRVATMYDETDGFSTDRDTALQEAFTAKGIEVLTTESFRSGDPDFSPQLTRIQALNPDAIFVSALPPEKPGILIQAHQLGISVPFIVSSVTNVEVAAAGAAAEGVITFIGWLPTDDTPGNQAFVQNYSATYGMEPNVFATASYASVHILAEAIKNAQATDSISIRDALANISNLDTVFGKFSFNADGDAVYEPRVLIAKDGTLQPFE, encoded by the coding sequence ATGAAATCATTTATGTTAATCGTGGCAATTGCCACCTTGATAATAGGCTTTTCCGCCTGTGAGCGGGTATCCCAAATTGTCCAACCTGCCACACCTGAAATAGAAGGTAAAAGTGACGAAATTTCCATCGGAGTCGTTTTACCTTTGACGGGGCACTTGGCTGCCGCAGGCGAACTCATGAAACAAGGCTTCGACCTCGCTCTCAGTGAAATTAACAACCCGCAACCTGTAGGAACGATTTCCGAATCGCGACCCAGCAATATAAAACTCAAGTTTATTATTGAAGACGACACCAGTACGCCGGAGGGTGCGGTTGATGCTTTCAATAAACTGATTCATGAAGACAGCATGTCTGTTATTATCGGGCCAGCGTCGTCAAGCGCGACGAGAGCGGCTTTTCCCATTGCGCAAGAGAATCAGATTGTCGCAATCAGCCCGACATCGGGTGAGCGTGGTCTTAGCGCGATCGGTGATTTTGTCTTTCGGATCCCGCTCACGACAGACGTTGTGGTTCCTAAAGGCATTGAAATAACATACGCGAAACTCGGCTATCAACGCGTCGCTACGATGTATGATGAAACCGATGGCTTTTCTACAGATCGAGACACGGCATTACAAGAAGCGTTTACTGCAAAGGGTATTGAGGTCCTCACTACAGAATCCTTCCGGAGTGGAGATCCCGACTTCTCACCGCAATTAACCCGAATACAGGCGTTAAATCCCGATGCCATCTTTGTTTCGGCATTACCACCTGAAAAACCCGGAATACTGATTCAAGCCCACCAACTCGGGATATCCGTTCCGTTTATTGTGAGCTCAGTAACCAATGTTGAGGTGGCAGCCGCAGGTGCCGCCGCTGAAGGCGTAATAACTTTTATCGGTTGGCTCCCCACGGACGACACACCCGGAAATCAAGCCTTTGTTCAGAACTACAGCGCGACTTACGGCATGGAACCAAATGTCTTCGCTACGGCATCGTATGCCTCCGTTCACATTTTAGCAGAGGCGATTAAGAATGCTCAAGCAACCGATTCTATCTCAATCCGAGACGCGTTGGCGAACATCAGTAATCTTGACACAGTTTTTGGCAAATTCTCTTTTAATGCCGACGGAGACGCTGTTTACGAGCCGCGGGTACTGATAGCCAAAGACGGTACATTGCAACCTTTTGAGTAA
- a CDS encoding DNA methyltransferase: MPILNGIYADTPFDTEEILQADLNIANKYRSNPLRWKGQFSPQLVQVFLDNYSDSDSTVFDPFLGSGTVLLESGMAGLKASGTEINPAAVMLAQTYRFINIPLDLRRSHLQTVSNLLHDEFLLELPLFQNIEQVHSKANFEAVKLKLVGLLPKVDDRFQQGLLETLITLLDFYQTDISVKKIFKVWENLRQLVIKLPFSHQPIEVFLSDAREVPLCDESVDLVITSPPYINVFNYHQQYRASMEALNWNLLGVSRSEFGANRKHRANRFLTVVQFCLDMAQALGELARICCSGARLILVVGRESKVKGTRFFNGEIVAEVCHRSLGFNLILKQQRVFRNSFGQSIFEDILHFSPPFEHSLPEVYLEKARNVAQETLEASYSTVPEKSKKDIKLAVKNIYGVHPSPLFNAKSTKGI, from the coding sequence ATGCCAATTTTGAATGGGATTTATGCAGATACGCCCTTTGATACAGAGGAAATACTTCAAGCGGATCTCAATATTGCGAATAAGTATCGGAGTAATCCTCTACGTTGGAAAGGGCAATTTTCACCTCAGCTGGTTCAGGTGTTCTTAGATAATTATTCTGATAGCGATTCTACTGTATTTGACCCATTTCTTGGGAGTGGAACTGTTCTTTTGGAATCCGGAATGGCTGGGCTGAAAGCTAGCGGCACTGAAATTAATCCTGCTGCTGTCATGCTAGCACAGACTTACCGTTTTATAAACATCCCTCTTGATTTACGCCGTTCACATTTACAGACAGTGTCAAATCTCCTTCATGATGAATTTTTGCTCGAATTGCCACTTTTTCAGAATATTGAACAAGTTCATAGTAAAGCAAACTTTGAGGCGGTTAAACTTAAACTTGTTGGATTGCTGCCAAAGGTGGATGACCGTTTCCAGCAGGGATTGTTGGAAACCTTGATTACCTTACTAGATTTTTATCAAACCGATATATCAGTGAAGAAAATTTTTAAAGTTTGGGAAAATCTCAGGCAACTTGTGATTAAACTGCCGTTTTCACATCAACCGATTGAGGTTTTTCTTTCAGATGCCCGTGAAGTCCCCTTATGCGATGAATCGGTTGATCTTGTAATCACCTCACCGCCATATATTAACGTTTTTAATTATCACCAGCAATATCGGGCATCAATGGAAGCTTTGAATTGGAATTTGTTAGGAGTCTCAAGATCAGAGTTCGGCGCTAATAGAAAACACAGAGCCAATAGATTTCTGACAGTTGTACAGTTTTGTCTTGACATGGCTCAAGCACTCGGTGAGTTAGCGAGAATATGTTGTTCCGGGGCAAGATTAATTTTGGTGGTAGGTAGAGAATCGAAGGTAAAAGGGACACGGTTCTTTAACGGTGAGATTGTGGCCGAAGTTTGTCATAGATCTTTGGGATTTAACTTAATTCTCAAGCAACAGAGGGTATTTCGTAATAGTTTTGGACAAAGTATTTTTGAAGATATTCTCCACTTTTCCCCGCCTTTTGAACATTCATTACCTGAGGTATATTTAGAGAAGGCACGGAACGTGGCTCAAGAAACATTAGAAGCTTCGTATTCAACAGTCCCGGAAAAGTCAAAGAAAGATATAAAATTAGCCGTAAAGAATATTTACGGCGTTCATCCATCACCTTTGTTTAATGCTAAGAGTACGAAAGGGATTTAA
- a CDS encoding Bpu10I family restriction endonuclease — MYIPPTPHGDKLNALLTNEKLPETDRPRILEAGTLYKKWLENLKSVSGEHRKIVIDMVDILNEYKQYIELNVIFDSDNNFLYRQKGQLKLDNTIIEEFLPILLMSTLSNLFQDYDLDFGPMTCFSGIRFESSIREDRVGGGMRFRNKDHDFAISRRLFVRSSHYEDFHSNVTEETNIAYVAAECKTNLDKTMFQEAAATALDVKLAVPGAKYYLLCEWLDMFPISTNTTAIDEILILRKAKRLSSEVRRAFSSVEGRKENRRKFAQYLEHNPFSAEVFLRFLDHVRKVVGESPENDVITRGYF; from the coding sequence GTGTATATTCCACCAACACCTCATGGTGATAAGTTAAACGCGTTGCTTACAAATGAAAAACTTCCTGAAACTGACCGTCCCCGTATCTTGGAAGCAGGGACACTATATAAAAAGTGGTTAGAGAACCTAAAGTCAGTATCGGGTGAACATCGAAAAATTGTCATTGATATGGTTGACATACTCAATGAATACAAACAATATATTGAGTTAAATGTAATATTTGATAGCGACAACAATTTCCTTTATCGGCAGAAAGGTCAACTTAAGCTTGATAATACCATTATTGAAGAATTTCTTCCCATATTATTAATGTCAACCCTTTCTAATTTATTTCAAGACTATGATTTAGATTTTGGTCCAATGACTTGTTTTTCGGGAATTAGATTTGAGTCAAGTATTAGGGAAGATAGAGTAGGTGGAGGTATGCGATTCAGAAATAAAGATCATGATTTTGCCATAAGTAGGAGATTATTTGTTCGCTCATCGCACTATGAGGATTTTCATAGCAATGTGACGGAAGAAACTAATATCGCTTATGTTGCGGCGGAGTGCAAAACAAATCTTGATAAAACAATGTTTCAAGAAGCGGCCGCGACCGCTTTGGATGTTAAACTTGCTGTTCCAGGAGCGAAATATTATTTATTATGTGAATGGCTTGATATGTTCCCCATAAGTACTAATACTACAGCTATTGACGAAATTCTCATATTACGTAAAGCAAAAAGGCTTTCTTCTGAGGTTCGTCGCGCGTTCAGTAGTGTTGAAGGGAGAAAAGAAAATAGAAGGAAATTCGCTCAATATTTAGAACACAATCCCTTTTCGGCGGAAGTGTTCCTCAGATTTTTAGATCACGTTCGTAAGGTTGTTGGCGAGAGTCCTGAGAATGATGTAATTACGAGAGGCTATTTCTAA
- the leuC gene encoding 3-isopropylmalate dehydratase large subunit — MKKTMYEKIWEAHLVRASADEVPILYIDTHLVHEVTSPQAFEGLRLNNRKVRRPDLTFATMDHNVPTTDRSLPITDLIAAKQMETLAENCTEFDIPLYDIDSPEQGIVHVIGPELGITQPGKTIVCGDSHTSTHGALGALAFGIGTSEIEHVLATQCLLQQKSETFEIRIDGTLPYGVTAKDIILSIIGHIGIDGGNGAVVEYTGSAIRALSIEERMTVCNMSIEAGARAGMIAPDDTTYEYIAGKRFAPEGEDFDAAVERWKQLPTDAGATYDRTLQLDAADIAPQVTWGTNPGMVTDVTGRVPDPTDMDTTDDKRAAEHALEYMDLQPGTPITDIPVDRVFIGSCTNSRISDLRAAAEVAKGKKVAETVNAMVVPGSQAVKRQAEAEGLDKVFQEAGFEWREAGCSMCLGMNPDILMPGQRCASTSNRNFEGRQGKGGRTHLVSPQMAAATAVTGHFVDIRKFQ; from the coding sequence ATGAAAAAAACGATGTACGAAAAAATATGGGAGGCGCATCTCGTGCGCGCCTCCGCGGATGAGGTGCCGATCCTCTATATCGACACACACCTCGTCCACGAAGTCACATCCCCACAGGCATTTGAAGGGTTGCGGCTCAACAACCGAAAGGTACGCCGTCCCGATCTGACGTTCGCCACGATGGATCACAACGTACCGACGACAGATAGATCACTGCCCATCACTGACCTAATCGCAGCAAAACAGATGGAAACGCTCGCAGAAAACTGCACCGAGTTTGACATCCCGCTCTACGACATCGATAGTCCTGAGCAAGGCATCGTCCACGTTATCGGACCCGAACTCGGTATCACGCAGCCCGGCAAAACCATTGTATGCGGCGATAGCCATACCTCAACGCATGGTGCGTTGGGCGCACTCGCTTTCGGCATCGGTACCAGTGAGATTGAACATGTCCTCGCCACCCAATGCCTCTTGCAACAGAAATCCGAAACCTTTGAGATTCGGATTGATGGCACACTTCCCTACGGCGTGACCGCAAAAGACATCATCCTCTCGATTATCGGGCATATCGGTATTGACGGCGGTAACGGTGCTGTGGTCGAGTACACAGGTTCTGCGATCCGCGCCCTCAGCATTGAGGAACGGATGACCGTGTGCAATATGTCAATCGAGGCAGGCGCACGTGCGGGTATGATTGCCCCTGACGATACCACCTACGAATACATCGCTGGTAAACGTTTCGCACCGGAAGGCGAAGACTTTGACGCAGCAGTTGAACGCTGGAAACAACTCCCGACTGACGCAGGCGCAACCTATGACCGAACGCTACAACTCGACGCAGCGGACATCGCACCACAGGTAACGTGGGGCACAAACCCCGGGATGGTAACAGATGTGACAGGACGCGTACCGGATCCTACGGACATGGACACAACCGACGACAAACGCGCTGCAGAACACGCTTTGGAATACATGGACCTCCAACCCGGCACCCCGATAACAGATATTCCTGTAGACAGGGTTTTCATCGGTAGCTGCACTAACTCTCGTATCAGCGATTTACGGGCTGCTGCGGAAGTCGCCAAAGGCAAGAAAGTCGCAGAGACCGTCAATGCGATGGTCGTTCCGGGTTCGCAGGCAGTCAAACGTCAAGCGGAGGCGGAAGGACTTGACAAGGTTTTCCAAGAGGCAGGTTTTGAATGGCGTGAAGCCGGTTGCAGTATGTGTCTCGGTATGAATCCCGATATCTTGATGCCGGGTCAACGTTGTGCCAGTACATCGAACCGGAATTTTGAAGGCAGGCAGGGTAAAGGCGGACGCACGCATCTCGTCAGTCCACAGATGGCAGCTGCAACGGCGGTTACAGGTCATTTCGTTGACATCCGAAAATTTCAATAG
- a CDS encoding DUF2281 domain-containing protein — protein sequence MESTIIEKIRELPPELQEEVIHFIDFLRTKKSSKRKKEPNLEWVGGLKAYRDQFTALELQKKASDWRD from the coding sequence ATGGAATCTACCATTATTGAAAAAATCAGGGAGCTTCCTCCCGAACTCCAAGAAGAAGTCATCCATTTCATTGATTTTCTACGAACCAAAAAAAGTTCAAAACGAAAGAAAGAACCAAACTTGGAATGGGTTGGCGGATTAAAAGCGTATCGTGACCAGTTTACAGCCCTCGAGCTCCAGAAAAAAGCGTCAGATTGGAGGGATTAG
- the leuD gene encoding 3-isopropylmalate dehydratase small subunit, whose product MEAFKEHVGRVVPLDRINVDTDQIIPKQFLKRIERTGFGEFLFNDWRYLENGDPNPEFVLNLPRYAGASILIAGANFGCGSSREHAPWALQQYGFKAILAPSFADIFRNNCYKNGILPIALPADVVTSLSQEAQNTEGYQLMIDLEEQSVICSDGTAHTFEIGDFEKYCLLNGLDEIGWTLQYEADIAAYENR is encoded by the coding sequence ATGGAAGCATTTAAAGAACATGTCGGACGTGTCGTCCCACTCGACCGGATTAATGTTGATACTGACCAGATTATCCCGAAGCAATTTTTGAAACGGATTGAACGGACAGGCTTCGGTGAATTTCTCTTTAACGACTGGCGTTACCTTGAAAACGGAGATCCAAACCCAGAATTCGTGCTGAACCTCCCACGCTACGCAGGTGCGAGTATTCTCATCGCCGGTGCGAATTTCGGTTGTGGCAGTTCCCGTGAACACGCCCCGTGGGCACTCCAGCAGTACGGCTTCAAAGCGATTCTCGCCCCCTCATTTGCGGACATCTTCCGTAACAACTGCTATAAGAACGGCATCCTCCCGATAGCACTGCCTGCGGACGTTGTTACCTCACTCAGTCAAGAGGCACAGAACACCGAGGGCTACCAGCTGATGATAGACTTAGAGGAACAATCAGTCATCTGTTCTGACGGCACTGCCCACACTTTTGAAATCGGTGATTTTGAGAAGTACTGCCTGCTCAACGGACTCGATGAAATCGGTTGGACTTTGCAATATGAAGCGGACATTGCCGCTTATGAAAATCGATAA
- a CDS encoding HAD family hydrolase encodes MPYKAIIFDLYGTLVENFSSQAYDQVQEQMAKTLDIPYLKFRHVMLETINDKSSGGYYAVEDNILEICRRLSVKVNTTQIEQVVTLHYEFSESTLVIESKVLKALDTLKSDGLLLGLITNCRPPIPSAFSQSSLAQYIDVPVFSCEERIRKPSRRIYQVACERLKVQPQECLYVGDGSGEELTGAAAVGMLPILKRVDLTDVYDSYRPEVENWQGIAIDEIAELCDIVSELA; translated from the coding sequence ATGCCTTACAAAGCCATCATATTCGATTTATACGGTACATTAGTTGAAAATTTCAGCAGCCAAGCGTACGACCAGGTCCAAGAACAGATGGCAAAAACCCTTGATATTCCATACCTAAAATTCCGGCACGTCATGCTGGAAACAATCAACGATAAATCCTCAGGCGGCTATTATGCCGTTGAAGACAATATACTTGAGATATGTCGTCGCTTAAGTGTTAAAGTGAATACGACCCAAATTGAGCAGGTTGTCACTCTACATTATGAATTCTCAGAGAGTACACTCGTGATTGAGTCCAAGGTCCTAAAGGCGTTAGATACACTAAAAAGTGATGGTTTACTTTTAGGTCTTATTACGAATTGCAGACCGCCTATTCCATCTGCGTTCTCGCAATCTTCGTTAGCTCAGTACATTGACGTTCCTGTTTTCTCCTGTGAAGAACGGATTAGGAAACCATCGCGGCGCATCTACCAGGTAGCGTGTGAACGGCTGAAGGTCCAACCACAGGAGTGTCTTTACGTTGGAGACGGGAGTGGTGAGGAATTGACGGGTGCAGCAGCGGTCGGCATGCTACCCATACTAAAACGAGTCGATTTAACAGATGTCTACGACTCATATCGACCGGAAGTAGAAAACTGGCAGGGGATTGCCATTGATGAGATCGCGGAGTTGTGCGACATCGTTTCCGAATTAGCATAA